From Medicago truncatula cultivar Jemalong A17 chromosome 7, MtrunA17r5.0-ANR, whole genome shotgun sequence, a single genomic window includes:
- the LOC11426919 gene encoding SPX domain-containing membrane protein At4g22990, whose protein sequence is MVAFGKKLRESQIQEWKGYYINYKFMKKKVKRYVEQIEVGAQNHHNVLRDFSLLLDNQIEKIVLFLLEQQGVLARRLSHIGQDHQNLLQQPDSSKISELQEANREVGRDLLRLLHFVEMNATGLRKILKKFDKRFGYKFTDYYVKTRANHPYSQLRQVLRHVGIGAVVGVLSHNLADLNDLQKCQGSYISIYDQPSYAHQDPILESIKVAADRLSNSTNFLQFLGRHAFIMQPEEISPSPSEENIVDERYHFMSLLLNLASTFLYMVNTYIVVPTADNYSLNLGAAASVCGVVIGSMAVAQVFASVYFSAWSNRSYLRPLIFSTIVLMIGNIMYALAYDLNSVAVLLMGRLFCGLGSARAVNRRYISDCVPLKLRMQASAGFVSASALGMACGPAIACLLQTDFRIYKLTMNQDTLPGWVMAIAWLVYLLWLCLCFKEPGNLLAYEAETGQQVHIAVENMHTQPLLMNSEAKEQEKDGEEKDDDEEVNDKIEAQKPVTSIVLAYKLLTPSVKVQLFVYFMLKYAMEIVLAESSLITEYYFIWSTTKVAIFLACLGLTVLPVNIVIGSYISNIFEERQVLLTSEIMVCIGLLLSFHILIPYSVIQYVGSALITFVSAEVLEGVNLSLLSKMMSSRLSRGTYNGGLLSTEAGTLARVIADGTITISGYFSESKLLNTTLLPALLICISSIFATFCTYNSLY, encoded by the exons ATGGTTGCTTTTGGCAAGAAGTTGAGAGAATCACAGATTCAAGAATGGAAAGG aTACTACATTAACTATAAgtttatgaaaaagaaagtCAAGAGATATGTAGAACAAATTGAGGTTGGAGCTCAAAATCACCATAATGTACTCCGAGATTTTTCACTGCTGCTAGACAATCAG atagaaaaaattgttttatttctacttgaacaacaaggtgtacTTGCGCGAAGGCTGTCGCATATTGGACAAGATCACCAAAATCTTCTACAGCAACCAGATAGTTCAAAGATATCTGAACTCCAAGAAGCTAATAGAGAAGTTGGAAGAGACCTGTTAAGGCTTCTTCATTTTGTGGAAATGAATGCTACTGGTTTGAGAAAGATCTTGAAGAAGTTTGATAAGCGGTTCGGCTATAAATTCACCGACTATTATGTCAAGACACGCGCAAATCATCCTTATTCTCAGCTCAGACAGGTTCTAAGGCACGTG GGAATTGGTGCTGTTGTGGGAGTCTTGTCTCATAATCTTGCAGACCTTAATGATTTACAGAAGTGTCAAGGAAGCTACATTTCTATATATGACCAACCTTCTTATGCTCATCAA GATCCAATTCTTGAATCTATCAAAGTAGCTGCAGACAGATTATCCAACTCAACAAATTTCCTTCAGTTTTTGGGAAGACACGCTTTTATCATGCAACCAGAGGAGATATCACCATCTCCATCTGAAGAAAACATTGTCGATGAAAGATATCATTTCATGTCACTTCTTTTGAACTTGGCAAGCACATTTTTGTATATGGTCAATACTTACATCGTTGTACCTACGGCTGACAATTACTCATTGAACCTTGGAGCTGCTGCAAGTGTTTGCGGTGTCGTCATCGGATCAATGGCTGTTGCACAGGTTTTTGCTTCTGTTTATTTCAGTGCGTGGTCGAACCGATCGTATCTAAGACCTCTCATATTCAGTACCATTGTTCTTATGATTGGAAACATCATGTATGCATTGGCCTATGATCTTAACTCGGTAGCAGTTCTTCTTATGGGACGCCTTTTCTGCGG GCTAGGCTCTGCAAGGGCTGTGAATAGGCGTTATATCAGTGACTGTGTACCATTGAAACTTCGGATGCAAGCATCGGCCGGTTTTGTTAGTGCAAGTGCTCTTGGAATGGCTTGTGGTCCAGCTATTGCTTGTTTGTTGCAGACTGATTTTAGGATTTATAAGTTGACAATGAACCAAGACACACTACCTGGATGGGTAATGGCTATTGCATGGCTTGTTTATCTACTGTGGTTGTGCCTTTGTTTCAAGGAACCAGGAAATCTTTTGGCTTATGAAGCAGAAACTG GACAACAAGTACATATTGCAGTAGAGAACATGCATACGCAACCATTGCTAATGAATTCAGAAGCAAAGGAGCAGGAGAAAGACGGAGAAGAAAAAGATGACGACGAAGAAGTTAATGATAAAATTGAAGCTCAAAAACCTGTTACTTCAATTGTGCTGGCATATAAGTTGCTTACACCATCAGTAAAG GTTCAATTATTTGTGTATTTTATGCTCAAGTATGCAATGGAGATAGTGCTTGCTGAATCAAGCCTTATAACAGAATACTATTTTATTTGGTCAACCACCAAAGTAGCCATTTTCCTTGCATGCCTTGGTCTTACTGTCCTTCCTGTGAATATTGTTATTGGAAGCTACATCAGCAACATCTTTGAAGAAAG GCAAGTTCTACTGACATCAGAAATCATGGTTTGCATTGGACTACTTCTAAGCTTCCATATATTAATCCCTTATTCAGTCATTCAATATGTTGGATCTGCCCTTATCACATTTGTGTCCGCTGAAGTTCTTGAAG GAGTTAACCTTTCACTTCTATCAAAAATGATGTCATCAAGGCTTTCTCGCGGAACCTATAACGGAGGATTACTGTCAACCGAAGCCGGAACTCTAGCTCGAGTAATTGCAGATGGTACAATAACAATTTCAGGGTATTTCAGTGAAAGTAAACTACTCAATACAACCTTACTACCTGCACTCCTCATCTGCATCTCATCCATTTTTGCTACCTTCTGCACCTACAACTCTCTCTATTAG